From the genome of Muricauda sp. SCSIO 64092, one region includes:
- a CDS encoding LamG domain-containing protein, translating to MCNKAIATLIFFMVSFWGNAQDRALKENPIFYASFDGGTKAQVAVGDSEIYTALDRKNLEGASMGLEGSNVILAKDKGLSGDALDFKKKGKPVVFYDAFQNVGYSSESWSGAISFWLQLDPAEDLEPGYCDPIQITDVNYNDASLWVDFTKENPRDFRLGVIGDLKQWNPDNLGPDDNPEFEKRLIRVKNPPFGRGQWTHIVINFSELGTANATSELYVNAALQGTLKNVEDLFTWEEERAKIFLGLSYIGLMDELSIFDQPLSPTAIKKIYGAKSLKSIIE from the coding sequence ATGTGTAATAAAGCAATAGCAACTTTGATCTTTTTCATGGTTTCTTTTTGGGGAAATGCCCAAGACCGGGCCCTAAAGGAAAATCCTATTTTTTATGCCTCATTTGATGGAGGCACAAAAGCCCAGGTGGCCGTTGGGGATTCGGAAATTTATACGGCCTTGGACAGAAAGAACCTGGAAGGTGCCAGTATGGGGCTGGAGGGTTCCAATGTAATCCTTGCCAAGGACAAGGGACTCAGTGGTGATGCTTTGGACTTCAAGAAAAAGGGGAAACCGGTCGTTTTCTACGATGCGTTTCAAAACGTGGGATATTCATCGGAATCATGGAGTGGTGCCATTTCATTCTGGTTGCAACTTGATCCGGCCGAGGATTTGGAACCGGGATATTGCGATCCCATCCAAATTACCGATGTGAATTATAATGATGCATCGCTTTGGGTGGATTTTACCAAGGAAAACCCAAGGGACTTTAGGTTAGGGGTCATTGGTGATTTGAAACAATGGAATCCGGATAATTTGGGACCCGACGATAATCCGGAATTTGAAAAAAGACTGATCAGGGTTAAAAACCCCCCTTTTGGAAGAGGCCAGTGGACACATATTGTGATTAATTTTTCTGAGTTGGGCACGGCCAATGCAACATCGGAACTATATGTGAACGCGGCCCTACAAGGAACCTTAAAAAATGTGGAGGACTTGTTTACCTGGGAAGAAGAGCGGGCCAAAATCTTTCTTGGTCTTAGTTATATAGGTCTTATGGACGAGCTTTCCATTTTTGACCAGCCGCTTTCTCCCACGGCAATCAAAAAGATATATGGGGCCAAGTCCCTAAAATCAATAATAGAATAA
- a CDS encoding (Fe-S)-binding protein produces the protein MNVPTMASLFAEGKQPEVLFWVGCAGSFDDRAKKITKAFVKILNQAKVSFAVLGTEESCTGDPAKRAGNEFLFQMQAMTNIEVMNGYEVKKVVTTCPHCFNTLKNEYPGLGGNYEVIHHTTFLKQLLEEGKISMEGGSYRGKRITFHDPCYLGRANGIFEAPRELIQKLDAELVEMKSCKKRGLCCGAGGAQMFKEPEEGKKDVNIERTEQALETQPEIIAAACPFCNTMMTDGVKNKEKEASIKVMDVAELIADAEDL, from the coding sequence ATGAATGTACCAACAATGGCATCCCTATTTGCCGAAGGCAAACAGCCAGAAGTCCTTTTTTGGGTAGGTTGTGCCGGGAGTTTTGATGATAGGGCAAAAAAGATTACAAAGGCTTTCGTGAAAATTCTAAATCAGGCCAAAGTAAGCTTTGCGGTTTTGGGAACCGAGGAAAGTTGTACAGGTGATCCCGCAAAACGTGCGGGAAATGAGTTCTTGTTTCAAATGCAGGCCATGACCAATATTGAAGTCATGAATGGGTATGAAGTAAAAAAAGTGGTGACCACCTGTCCCCATTGCTTTAATACCTTAAAGAATGAATATCCGGGCTTGGGTGGAAATTACGAGGTAATCCACCATACCACTTTCTTAAAACAGCTTTTGGAGGAAGGCAAAATTTCAATGGAAGGAGGCAGCTATAGGGGTAAACGTATCACTTTCCACGATCCCTGTTACCTGGGCAGGGCCAACGGTATTTTTGAAGCGCCGCGGGAACTCATCCAAAAGTTGGATGCCGAACTGGTCGAAATGAAGAGTTGTAAAAAACGGGGGCTTTGTTGTGGAGCCGGTGGAGCCCAGATGTTCAAGGAACCCGAGGAAGGGAAAAAGGATGTGAACATAGAACGTACGGAACAGGCGTTGGAAACCCAACCGGAAATCATAGCGGCGGCTTGTCCGTTCTGTAATACCATGATGACGGATGGTGTTAAGAACAAGGAAAAAGAAGCCTCCATTAAAGTCATGGATGTAGCAGAATTGATTGCCGATGCAGAAGATTTATAG